The DNA window AAGGCGACCGGTGTCGCCTTTCGCGGGGAGCGGGGCCGCTTGTGCCCCGGTGAGCCAGAGGCGCTACAGCAGCCGCGCCACGATATCGTCAGCGGCGAGGATCGCCAGCGCGACGCTGGTCAGCGTCGGGTTGCAGGCGGTTGAGGTGGGGATCGCCCCGTTGCCGCCGACGTACAGATTGTGAAAACCCCAGACCCGCGAGCGGCGGTCGGCCACGCTGTTGCCGTCGTTCGCTTCTCCCAGGCGACAGGTTCCCTGGTAATGCAGCGAGGTGCCCGCCGGCAGGATCATGGCCTCCCCGCCGGGCGCCACGCGGCCCAGCGCGGCGCCGACGCGTTCAGTCACTGCCACCGCCTGCTGTAAACGGCGGCGATCGCCGTCGGTTAACTGATAGTTCAGCTGCATTTTCGGCAGCCCTACGGCGTCGGTTTCATCACTGAAGACGATCCGATCCTCCTCGCGCAGCTCCTTGGCGAGGAACAGCCCCAGGCCCACCACCGGCTTCGCCGGGGTACCCGACGGCTGGGCAAAGGCGATCGGCGAAGTATCCATCTGCATCAGTTGACCGTGGAACGGAAAATCGGGCTCATGGAACGGCAGCCAGGTGACGCCGGAGACATTGTCCCGTCCGTCGCGCACCGGGGAGGTCGGCGCGACGGCGGCCGGCGGGGCGTCCACTTCAATCAGGGCGATCACCTGCGGCTGATCGTTGAGCCAGCGCCCCAGCGCCCGCGGACGGATGCCCGAGGCGTACAGCAGCTGCGGCGTACGCAGCGCATCGGCGGCGACCACTACCGCTTTGGCCGTCACCACATACTGTTCGCCGGTACGCAGATCGCGCAGCTCCGCCCCGCGGGCGACGCCGTCCTCGCTGAGGATCCGCGTGCACAGGGTGGCGGTGCGGATCTCCACCCCGCGCTGGCGGCGGGTCTCTTCCTCCGCCAGCTCGCCGAGCACCGCGTCGACGCCGGACCAGCGCGGCTTGCCCTCCGGCGTCGCGGCGCAGGCCAGCGGCATAGGCTGCGCCAGCCGCGCCGGCGGACGGTCGCTGGCGAAGTGCTGATTAAGGGCATCGACGATTTGCCGGCCGATGGCGGTGGCCGGAAATCCTTCGCGGGTCACCTGCAGATAATGCTCTGCCGACTCCCAGGCGTCGGCCATCTCCCGGGGATCGAGAAAGGGAATGACTTCGCTGCCGCCCGGTCGCGGACAGGCGCAGGTCCAGTGGACGCCCATGCCGCCGAGGTTAGTGGAGAGCGCGGCGGCCGGCATGCCGCTGTGGGGCGCCGTCGGGTCGAGAAGATGGGTGCCGGGCCGCGCCTGCAGGGCGTCTGCCGGCAGGTTTTCTGGCAGGGCGGCCAGCGGAAACGCCCGGGCGCGGTCGTAGGCCGTTTCCCGCTGCGCTGGCGCCAGGTTGCGGATATTAACCCCGGTGGCGGGCGTCAGCGCTTCGCCGGCTTCCACCACCAGGA is part of the Klebsiella quasipneumoniae subsp. quasipneumoniae genome and encodes:
- a CDS encoding GMC oxidoreductase, with amino-acid sequence MARTDMDENIDVLIIGSGPVGAAFARRIADRRAARILVVEAGEALTPATGVNIRNLAPAQRETAYDRARAFPLAALPENLPADALQARPGTHLLDPTAPHSGMPAAALSTNLGGMGVHWTCACPRPGGSEVIPFLDPREMADAWESAEHYLQVTREGFPATAIGRQIVDALNQHFASDRPPARLAQPMPLACAATPEGKPRWSGVDAVLGELAEEETRRQRGVEIRTATLCTRILSEDGVARGAELRDLRTGEQYVVTAKAVVVAADALRTPQLLYASGIRPRALGRWLNDQPQVIALIEVDAPPAAVAPTSPVRDGRDNVSGVTWLPFHEPDFPFHGQLMQMDTSPIAFAQPSGTPAKPVVGLGLFLAKELREEDRIVFSDETDAVGLPKMQLNYQLTDGDRRRLQQAVAVTERVGAALGRVAPGGEAMILPAGTSLHYQGTCRLGEANDGNSVADRRSRVWGFHNLYVGGNGAIPTSTACNPTLTSVALAILAADDIVARLL